The following proteins are encoded in a genomic region of Aethina tumida isolate Nest 87 chromosome 8, icAetTumi1.1, whole genome shotgun sequence:
- the LOC126266350 gene encoding uncharacterized protein LOC126266350: MSVRANVIEENWDDDCGGPSFFDTDFYTRTENLPIIRYPPHGLTHGERKAFRRREGERHQRLRREAEADAAAEDAEVVAAEAVAKAAVAKAEAAERRAVEAAATLAGLQIEARRLRIIADSSSATARGIAVSLDAKRRNK, translated from the exons ATGTCGGTCAGGGCAAACGTGATTGAG gAAAATTGGGACGACGATTGCGGCGGGCCTTCCTTTTTTGACACAGATTTTTACACAAGGACGGAGAATCTGCCGATCATCCGGTATCCACCTCACGGTCTCACTCATGGGGAAAGAAAGGCCTTTAGACGTCGCGAGGGTGAACGTCACCAAAGATTAAGGAGAGAGGCTGAGGCAGATGCGGCAGCGGAGGACGCTGAGGTGGTGGCAGCAGAGGCGGTGGCTAAGGCCGCTGTAGCCAAAGCCGAAGCGGCAGAGCGCCGCGCCGTTGAGGCTGCGGCGACACTTGCTGGTCTCCAAATAGAGGCTAGACGGCTCCGCATCATTGCGGATTCATCAAGTGCAACAGCGAGGGGAATAGCCGTCTCCCTCGATGCAAAAagacgaaataaataa
- the LOC126266395 gene encoding uncharacterized protein LOC126266395 → MSSYNQVFEVYRKPRYDETIQKMETRTYYPYIKSFNNNDVIEISINQRDSWVLMHEAAIVIEGELRRDGGEGEVSLVNNAGAFMFDNITYELNGKEVDSVRTPGIVSTIRGYLCYNQMDSNILSTAGWCYPNNLVTTKNKSTFVLRIPLHHLFGLFIDYKLAQFGKHTLRLVRARSDLDAIVCKSLKDTAPTSGIIKMTNICLKAPIVVPNDMLKIKLLDSIKNDKPILLPFRRWEYHELPQLTTGSTKEIWGVKICTAVESPRFVIAAFQSDKRENDSVDTTVFDNMHASEVRVVLNGEYYPAERQGLNFAKHSYTESHYNYTQFFNNFKHDASQAKQPLLDYSTFKDNTIFVIDCSKRNTALKLGTIDVKLEIE, encoded by the coding sequence ATGTCGTCGTACAATCAGGTGTTCGAGGTCTACCGCAAACCACGGTACGacgaaacaattcaaaaaatggaaaCTCGCACCTATTACCCATACATAAAAtcgttcaataataatgaCGTTATTGAAATCTCCATAAACCAGAGGGATTCCTGGGTACTGATGCACGAGGCGGCAATTGTGATTGAAGGGGAGCTGAGAAGAGATGGTGGTGAAGGTGAAGTTTCACTGGTCAACAATGCTGGTGCATTTATGTTTGACAATATCACGTACGAACTAAACGGAAAAGAAGTGGACTCTGTTCGTACACCGGGAATCGTCTCCACAATTAGAGGATATCTTTGTTACAATCAAATGGATAGCAATATTTTGAGTACGGCAGGATGGTGTTACCCAAACAATCTAGTTACGACGAAGAACAAGTCAACGTTTGTTTTAAGAATACCACTGCATCATCTGTTTGGTCTATTTATCGACTATAAACTAGCTCAATTTGGTAAACACACCTTAAGATTGGTCAGAGCTCGAAGCGATCTAGATGCTATTGTGTGTAAATCCTTGAAAGATACAGCACCCACCTCAGGTATCATCAAAATGACCAACATTTGTCTAAAAGCACCCATTGTTGTTCCAAATGAcatgctgaaaataaaattgttggattcgataaaaaatgataaacctATACTTTTACCATTCAGAAGATGGGAATATCATGAACTGCCACAATTAACAACTGGATCAACGAAGGAAATTTGGGGTGTGAAAATATGTACAGCTGTGGAGAGTCCACGATTTGTAATTGCTGCTTTTCAATCGGACAAAAGAGAAAATGATTCGGTTGATACGACCGTCTTTGATAATATGCACGCCTCGGAAGTACGGGTCGTGTTGAACGGTGAATATTATCCAGCTGAACGACAGGGTTTGAATTTTGCCAAACACAGTTATACCGAATCACATTACAACTATACtcagttttttaacaatttcaaacatGATGCATCCCAAGCAAAGCAACCTCTACTCGATTATTCGACGTTTAAGGATAATAccatatttgttattgattgCTCCAAAAGAAATACAGCACTGAAACTGGGTACTATAGatgttaaattggaaattgaataG
- the LOC126266396 gene encoding intermembrane lipid transfer protein vps13F-like — MEVEEEEEEDVKYSDSNNNNNDDGNNDEYPMAKQTRHGSSNNNKNYNNRKHHNDKIDLVNELHRPMRINFPRRQTVVKGLDDLWQSDLGILDKYAKYNRNYKYILVVIDCFSKYLWVEPLKSKTGTEVAKAFAKILTDRRPKNLQTDQGTEYFNSSFERLMKQHNINHYNTFISKKAAMAERVIRTIKEKLCKHFSLNGEYKWLDVIPKIVSDYNNTVHRTIKMRPSDVNKENEERL, encoded by the exons ATGGAAgtagaggaggaggaggaggaggatgtGAAATACAGCgacagcaacaacaacaacaacgacgACGGCAACAACGACGAGTACCCT ATGGCTAAACAGACTCGACATGGTagcagcaacaacaacaaaaactacAACAATCGCAAACACCACAACGATAAAATTGACCTGGTAAATGAACTACACCGACCGATGCGTATAAATTTTCCAAGAAGACAAACCGTTGTTAAAGGATTGGATGATTTGTGGCAATCAGATCTTGGAATATTGGACAAGTATGCCAAATACAATAGAAACTATAAATACATACTGGTTGTGATTGATTGTTTCTCAAAGTATTTATGGGTGGAACCATTAAAATCTAAGACGGGGACCGAGGTGGCAAAAGCATTTGCAAAAATACTGACGGACAGACGACCGAAAAATCTTCAAACTGATCAGGGCACAGAATATTTCAACAGTTCATTCGAGCGACTGATGAAGCAGCACAACATAAATCATTACAATACGTTTATCAGCAAAAAAGCAGCGATGGCTGAACGTGTAATACgaacaataaaggagaaattgtgtaaacatttttcactGAATGGAGAATACAAGTGGCTAGACGTAATTCCTAAAATAGTGTCGGATTATAACAATACAGTGCatcgaacaattaaaatgagaCCGTCGGATGTGAACAAGGAAAATGAAGAACGTTTATAG